The following are encoded in a window of Impatiens glandulifera chromosome 5, dImpGla2.1, whole genome shotgun sequence genomic DNA:
- the LOC124940647 gene encoding eukaryotic translation initiation factor 3 subunit J-like has translation MDDWEEDAPVSIVIKEDQTRNLWDDEDADDDEIKDSWEDEDEPAPAPAPVAPPAEKVPKKSTAKATDKKGKTVEVEKEPSLDPLAEKLRQQRLVEEADYKSTAELFAKKGDEKTLDSFIPKSESDFLEYAELISYKLRPYEKSFHYVGLLKAVMRLSMTDLKAETAKDVASSVNAIANEKLKAEKEANAGKKKTGAKKKQLHVDKADDEAAVETYGGYDDYDDFM, from the exons ATGGACGATTGGG AGGAGGATGCACCTGTTTCAATTGTCATTAAAGaggatcaaacaagaaatttgTGGGATGATGAAGATGCGGATGATGATGAGATAAAAGATTCTTGGGAGGACGAGGATGAGCCTGCTCCA GCTCCTGCACCTGTTGCACCTCCTGCTGAAAAGGTCCCCAAAAAATCAACTGCAAAAGCCACTGATAAGAAAGGGAAAACTGTTGAAGTAGAAAAGGAACCATCACTTGATCCCTTGGCAGAAAAACTTCGCCAACAAAG GCTTGTGGAAGAAGCTGATTACAAGTCCACTGCAGAACTGTTTGCTAAAAAAGGTGATGAGAAGACGCTTGATTCTTTCATCCCCAAATCTGAAAGCGATTTCCTAGAATATGCAGAACTCATTTCTTACAAGTTGCGTCCCTATGAG AAAAGCTTCCATTATGTTGGGTTGCTTAAAGCTGTGATGAGACTATCAATGACTGATTTAAAAGCTGAAACTGCTAAGGATGTAGCTTCTTCTGTTAATGCAATTGCAAATGAAAAGCTTAAAGCAGAAAAGGAAGCCAATGCTGGTAAAAAGAAGACAG GTGCGAAGAAGAAACAACTGCATGTAGATAAGGCGGATGATGAGGCGGCTGTTGAGACCTATGGTGGCTATGACGATTATGATGACTTCATGTGA
- the LOC124939882 gene encoding protein OPI10 homolog, whose protein sequence is MFGVVFPNRSFPMDISAFAQIDTTHWLLDMNTFVGEAYDSIREVCIFLLNGMTLPPDKALAVYIQSPGSQFFFCGAITLTRPSAVLTLPWPEPTADAVPLSAKIGVSVEDLTTLPSLDVTAGQRIEHLAMKVGENLFNFMQSYCNVDGSKLVVPMNILDRWFKKFQERAKRDPEYLKGFVL, encoded by the exons ATGTTCGGAGTCGTCTTCCCTAATCGGAGCTTTCCAATGGATATCTCCGCATTCGCCCAAATTGACACTACCCATTGGCTCCTAGACATGAATACCTTCGTGG GGGAAGCGTATGATTCGATTAGAGAAGTCTGTATCTTTCTTCTCAATGGTATGACTCTTCCTCCTGATAAAGCATTAGCTGTGTATATTCAATCGCCCGGATCGCAATTCTTTTTCTGTGGCGCAATCACCCTTACCCGCCCATCTGCTGTGTTGACTTTGCCATGGCCTGAGCCAACAGCGGACGCAGTCCCTCTTTCTGCAAAGATTGGTGTTTCAGTAGAGGATCTGACTACCCTTCCTTCACTAGATGTAACAGCAGGTCAAAGGATTGAACATTTGGCTATGAAAGTTGGGGAAAATCTGTTCAATTTTATGCAGTCATATTGTAATGTTGATGGTAGTAAACTTGTTGTGCCAATGAATATATTGGATAGATGGTTTAAGAAGTTTCAGGAACGAGCTAAAAGAGATCCTGAGTATCTTAAAGGGTTTGTTTTGTAG
- the LOC124937709 gene encoding pre-mRNA splicing factor SR-like 1 has product MEVQSSGKPIDQLLEKVLCMNILSSDYFKELYRLKTYNDIIDEIYGNVDHVEPWMTGNCRGPSTAFCLLYKFFTTKLTVKQMHGLLNHPDSPYIRAVGFLYLRYAADPKTLWKWFEPYIKDDQEFSPGSTGHMTTMGIYIRDLLLGQYYFDTLFPRIPVPVLRQIVANLEKLKLPTKHCGATGDSTRGSDETSRRPPSVKAALSVSFGQRAPHRASTRDSSPVRRTLPPSSYERNGGGDDDSRRSPRDRRSQSRELTDRDHSGRDRRGDRDRESDRRDRDRESDRRDRDRDSDRRDRDRRRDRDRDYDRRSRDYRKSSYEGERSNRETSRHRSRSRSRSRSESVRAYQDDVPAREDRTSASSNLAKLRDLYGDLNKQKDDSSKDRNPGGRDSGAEEVIRLGGSTWK; this is encoded by the exons ATGGAGGTACAGTCTTCAGGGAAACCAATTGACCAGCTTCTGGAAAAGGTTCTTTGCATGAATATTCTGTCATCTGATTACTTCAAGGAGCTTTATCGATTGAAAACTTACAATGACATAATTGATGAGATCTATGGAAATGTTGATCATGTGGAACCATGGATGACTGGGAACTGTAGGGGTCCGTCTACTGCCTTTTGTCTTCTCTACAAGTTCTTCACTACGAAACTTACTGTTAAGCAAATGCATGGGCTGTTAAATCATCCGGATTCTCCTTACATAAGAGCT GTTGGATTTCTCTACTTGAGGTATGCTGCAGATCCAAAGACTTTGTGGAAATGGTTTGAGCCCTATATCAAAGATGACCAG GAATTCTCCCCTGGGTCAACTGGTCATATGACAACAATGGGTATTTATATACGAGACCTACTACTTGGACAG TACTATTTCGATACACTATTTCCCCGCATCCCTGTTCCGGTATTGCGACAGATTGTGGCCAACCTCGAGAAGTTGAAGCTCCCTACAAAACATTGCGGTGCAACTGGAGACTCTACCCGAGGATCTGACGAGACTTCCCGTAGACCGCCTTCAGTCAAAGCTGCCCTTTCGGTCTCATTTGGTCAACGTGCCCCTCACCGCGCATCAACTAGGGATTCATCACCTGTTCGTCGCACCTTGCCACCTTCCTCGTATGAGAGAAATGGTGGCGGTGATGATGATTCTCGAAGATCTCCACGTGATCGCAGGAGCCAGAGTCGGGAGCTAACTGACCGAGATCACTCGGGCAGGGACAGGAGAGGAGACCGGGACAGGGAGAGTGACCGTAGAGACAGAGACAGGGAGAGTGACCGGAGAGACCGTGACAGGGACAGTGACCGGAGAGACAGAGACAGGCGCAGGGACAGGGACAGGGATTATGATAGAAGATCGAGGGATTATAGGAAAAGCAGTTATGAGGGTGAAAGATCGAATCGGGAGACTAGCCGACATAGAAGTAGGAGCAGGAGTAGGAGCAGAAGTGAAAGTGTTAGAGCTTATCAAGATGATGTGCCAGCTCGTGAAGACAGGACATCGGCATCTAGCAATCTGGCAAAACTTAGAGATCTTTATGGCGATCTGAACAAACAAAAGGATGATTCTTCAAAGGATAGGAATCCTGGTGGTAGGGATAGTGGAGCTGAAGAAGTTATCAGGCTTGGAGGCTCCACCTGGAAGTAG
- the LOC124938596 gene encoding APO protein 1, chloroplastic, with amino-acid sequence MLQTFSALSISGASCSQIDVRLGLVETKKDNLPALKSYSLAFQFKHTEIQKNGRTKLGICCCSEQGPSKRRHFKKQEEPTQNVDLPPILPKRKKKPFPMPLKTILQNARNDRKLAHMGIEKTLEAPKNGILVPDLVPVAYELLNSWTILIKGVAQLLHVIPVHACSECSAVHVSKTGHDIQDCHGQTSSNRRGFHSWIKGSINDILIPIESYHLYDPFGPRIRHDTRFNYDRIPALVELCIQAGVELPEYPSRRRTDPIRMIGRKIIDRGGFLDEPKRQQTLNSSLMEFDTHRAFERFPAPNSEEEVPQIAEKTLKAYDKVKWGVSKLMNKMYTVKACGYCSEIHVGPWGHNAKLCGEFKHQWRDGKHGWQDATVDEVFPPNYVWHVRNPDGPPLKSTFKRFYGKAPAVVELCTQAGAKVPLKYKSMMRLDIVLPDGEEAFSVV; translated from the exons ATGCTGCAAACTTTTTCAGCATTATCTATTTCAGGAGCTAGTTGTTCTCAAATTG ATGTTCGCCTTGGCCTGGTTGAAACTAAGAAGGACAATCTGCCAGCATTAAAGTCTTATTCCCTTGCATTTCAG TTTAAGCATACTGAAATTCAAAAGAATGGTCGGACAAAACTAGGAATCTGTTGCTGCAGTGAACAGGGACCCTCCAAGAGACGCCACTTCAAGAAACAAGAAGAACCTACTCAAAATGTTGATCTTCCTCCCATATTgccaaagagaaagaaaaaaccTTTCCCAATGCCTCTGAAGACAATATTGCAGAATGCAAGGAATGACAGAAAGCTTGCTCATATGGGCATAGAGAAGACACTTGAAGCACCAAAAAATGGAATTCTTGTCCCTGATCTAGTTCCAGTTGcatatgaattattaaattcCTGGACCATTTTGATCAAAGGAGTGGCGCAACTGTTGCATGTTATACCAGTCCATGCTTGCAG TGAGTGCTCGGCAGTTCATGTGAGCAAGACTGGTCACGATATCCAAGACTGCCATGGTCAAACAAGCTCGAATCGAAGGGGCTTCCATTCATGGATAAAAGGATCGATTAACGACATTCTCATCCCAATCGAGTCATACCATCTATACGACCCTTTTGGCCCCCGCATTAGACATGATACCAGGTTTAATTACGACAGAATACCCGCATTGGTTGAGCTATGCATTCAAGCAGGTGTGGAATTACCTGAATACCCTTCAAGACGTCGAACTGATCCCATAAGAATGATTGGCAGGAAAATAATCGATCGAGGAGGGTTTCTCGACGAGCCAAAAAGGCAGCAAACATTGAATTCTTCTCTCATGGAGTTCGACACTCACAGAGCGTTTGAACGATTTCCAGCTCCAAATTCGGAGGAGGAAGTTCCTCAAATTGCAGAGAAAACACTTAAGGCTTACGACAAGGTAAAGTGGGGAGTATCAAAATTAATGAACAAAATGTACACGGTGAAGGCGTGTGGGTATTGCTCGGAGATCCATGTGGGGCCTTGGGGACATAATGCGAAACTTTGCGGGGAATTTAAACATCAATGGAGAGATGGGAAACATGGTTGGCAAGATGCGACTGTGGATGAGGTTTTTCCTCCGAATTATGTGTGGCATGTTCGAAATCCAGATGGCCCGCCTTTGAAGAGTACTTTTAAGAGGTTTTATGGGAAGGCACCGGCTGTGGTTGAATTGTGTACGCAGGCAGGCGCTAAAGTTCCGCTCAAGTACAAATCTATGATGAGGCTCGACATCGTGCTTCCAGATGGAGAAGAAGCTTTCTCGGTTGTttga